One genomic window of Mucilaginibacter sp. SJ includes the following:
- a CDS encoding DUF748 domain-containing protein, translating into MPLPLKKILVKTLKISAITVVSLLLLMFLLPYLFPETVTQKIKQWAAGSVNSKLSFSDTRLSFFKKFPSLTLTLNDFVLNGSVPFQNDTLVSAKEISLAIDLSSVFKNKINVNKIYLDHALINIQVDSAGKANYNVYKSSPPKQDNKADTASASLGIEQILIDKSHLVYDDRSLPMQINARELNYKGSGDLSKDIFDLYSHVDAASVDFYYGNKAYVLKKKVNADLVTSINTKSLAFAFQKNDLLINKLPVKFKGRFEFLKDGYDMDFKIRSDQNDLGDVFTAIPDEYAKYVDNMDISGNGIIQLDLSGKYIASKNIMPNLGISMKVRDGSIVNKSTPAPVKNLYLNMDASLPGLNPDSLKVNIDSVYFNIGKDYFGSVLKLKGIKSPYIYAKVNTEIDLEQWYKVFGIKPFQVKGRYGLHLLAEGKYTTGIRETGLRKKVDTVITSIPQFKLKSTFRNGYFKYSKLPQSINNISFDLDAACPDHNIANATMDVRNLNINALNNYIKGYLKLSNKAGALIDAGLSAKFHLDDIKQFYPVDSIDFRGDFDANLQSKGRYIPARRIFPVTNAEINLKNGYIQTKYYPHPMQNVQVSVNIFNNTGSLKGLKVNIKPVSFNFEGQPFLLRANLRNFDDLDYNVTSRGSLDLGKIYKVFAVKGYDVNGFVSTNFKLKGKQSDATTGHYEKLDNSGSMKVKNIKLTTELFPKPFFITNGVFSFNQDKMKFDQFKANYGKSIVVLDGALSNVIGYAMQPNSPLKGEFNLKSDLIVADDFMAFAGVPASAKPTKSAGVILVPANLDLNFAADVKKVKYNGLDISDAKGSMNISNGQILLKQTGFSLIGAPVVMDATYGSINPQKAFFDYHINAKEFDIQRAYREIKLFHDMATSAAHVQGVVSLDYKLAGKLNSDMKPVYPSLKGGGVLSVKQVKVYGLKLLSAVGKETGHDSIGHGDVKKVDIKSTIANNIMTIERTKMRIAGFRPRFEGQVGLDGKLNLKFRLGLPPFGIFGIPMTITGTQDKPIIHLGKGKKEDELKETQDDE; encoded by the coding sequence ATGCCGCTCCCCTTAAAAAAAATATTGGTTAAAACGCTTAAAATAAGCGCCATCACCGTTGTTAGTTTATTGCTGTTGATGTTCCTTTTACCGTACCTTTTTCCCGAAACAGTGACTCAGAAAATTAAACAATGGGCCGCCGGCAGCGTAAACAGCAAGCTTTCGTTTTCGGATACGCGCTTATCATTCTTTAAAAAATTCCCGTCGCTAACACTTACATTGAATGATTTTGTACTGAATGGCAGCGTGCCTTTTCAGAATGATACCTTGGTTTCGGCTAAGGAAATTTCGTTGGCTATAGATCTTTCGTCGGTTTTTAAAAACAAGATCAATGTAAACAAGATTTATCTTGATCACGCGTTGATCAACATTCAGGTTGATAGTGCCGGTAAAGCCAATTATAATGTTTACAAATCATCGCCCCCTAAACAGGATAATAAAGCCGATACCGCCAGTGCATCATTAGGGATTGAACAGATTTTGATAGACAAAAGCCACCTGGTTTATGACGACCGTTCATTGCCGATGCAGATCAACGCGCGGGAACTTAACTACAAAGGCAGCGGCGATTTAAGCAAAGACATCTTTGACCTTTATAGTCATGTTGATGCTGCTTCGGTAGATTTTTATTACGGCAATAAGGCCTACGTGCTCAAGAAAAAAGTAAATGCCGACCTCGTTACCAGTATCAATACCAAATCATTGGCCTTCGCATTTCAAAAAAACGACCTGCTTATTAACAAGCTCCCGGTTAAATTTAAAGGCCGGTTTGAGTTCCTGAAAGATGGTTATGATATGGATTTCAAGATCAGGAGCGATCAGAATGATCTTGGTGATGTTTTTACCGCGATCCCGGATGAATACGCCAAATATGTTGATAACATGGATATCAGCGGTAATGGCATCATCCAGCTTGATCTTAGCGGAAAGTACATCGCCTCAAAAAATATTATGCCCAACCTGGGTATCAGCATGAAAGTGCGCGACGGTTCCATCGTTAACAAAAGTACTCCTGCGCCGGTTAAAAACCTGTACCTGAATATGGATGCCAGTTTGCCTGGCCTCAACCCCGACAGTTTAAAAGTTAATATTGATTCGGTTTATTTTAATATTGGTAAGGACTACTTTGGTTCGGTACTGAAATTAAAGGGAATCAAATCTCCATACATTTATGCTAAAGTGAACACCGAAATTGACCTGGAGCAATGGTACAAGGTTTTTGGCATTAAACCATTCCAGGTAAAAGGAAGGTATGGTTTGCATTTACTGGCCGAAGGTAAGTACACCACCGGCATCAGGGAAACGGGGCTAAGGAAAAAAGTTGATACCGTAATAACCAGTATCCCCCAATTTAAACTCAAGTCGACATTCAGGAACGGGTATTTTAAGTACAGCAAGCTGCCGCAGTCCATCAACAATATCAGTTTTGATCTGGATGCCGCTTGCCCGGATCATAATATTGCTAATGCCACGATGGATGTGCGCAACCTTAACATCAATGCACTTAACAACTACATCAAAGGCTATCTGAAATTAAGCAATAAAGCTGGTGCATTGATTGATGCCGGGTTGAGTGCTAAATTTCATCTGGATGATATTAAACAGTTTTACCCGGTTGATAGCATTGATTTCCGTGGTGATTTTGATGCCAACCTGCAAAGTAAAGGCAGGTATATTCCGGCCCGCCGCATCTTCCCGGTTACCAACGCGGAGATCAACCTGAAAAACGGATATATTCAAACCAAATACTATCCGCACCCCATGCAAAATGTGCAGGTTAGTGTAAACATTTTTAACAATACCGGCTCGTTAAAAGGATTGAAGGTGAATATTAAACCGGTGTCGTTCAATTTTGAAGGCCAGCCATTTTTGCTGAGAGCCAATCTCCGCAACTTTGATGACCTTGACTATAACGTAACTTCTCGAGGTAGCCTGGACCTGGGTAAAATTTACAAAGTGTTTGCCGTAAAAGGATATGATGTGAACGGTTTTGTAAGCACCAACTTTAAACTGAAAGGCAAACAAAGCGATGCTACTACGGGCCATTACGAGAAATTGGATAACTCCGGCAGCATGAAGGTGAAGAATATCAAGCTTACAACGGAACTATTCCCGAAACCATTTTTTATCACCAACGGCGTATTTAGCTTTAACCAGGATAAAATGAAGTTTGATCAGTTTAAGGCGAACTATGGTAAATCAATAGTGGTGCTTGATGGTGCTTTATCCAATGTAATAGGTTACGCTATGCAACCAAATTCGCCGTTAAAAGGTGAGTTTAATTTGAAGAGCGATTTGATTGTTGCTGATGATTTTATGGCCTTTGCCGGCGTACCTGCATCTGCCAAACCGACTAAGTCAGCTGGCGTGATATTGGTGCCTGCAAACCTCGATCTTAATTTTGCCGCCGATGTAAAAAAGGTGAAATATAACGGTTTGGATATCAGCGATGCCAAAGGCTCTATGAATATTTCCAACGGGCAGATCCTACTTAAACAAACCGGGTTTAGCCTCATTGGCGCTCCGGTGGTTATGGATGCAACTTATGGCAGCATCAACCCGCAAAAGGCATTTTTTGATTACCACATCAATGCCAAAGAATTTGATATTCAGCGTGCTTACCGCGAGATTAAATTGTTCCATGATATGGCAACTTCGGCGGCGCATGTACAAGGCGTTGTATCTTTAGATTATAAATTGGCCGGTAAGCTTAACAGCGATATGAAGCCGGTTTATCCATCATTAAAAGGCGGTGGTGTTCTTTCAGTAAAACAGGTTAAGGTATATGGATTAAAGCTATTGAGCGCGGTAGGTAAAGAAACCGGGCATGATAGTATTGGCCATGGCGATGTTAAAAAAGTTGATATCAAAAGTACTATAGCTAACAACATTATGACCATCGAGCGGACCAAAATGCGTATTGCAGGTTTCAGGCCACGGTTTGAAGGCCAGGTAGGTTTGGATGGTAAACTGAACCTGAAATTCAGGCTGGGACTGCCGCCTTTCGGTATCTTCGGGATTCCAATGACCATTACCGGTACCCAGGATAAGCCTATCATCCATTTAGGTAAAGGCAAAAAAGAAGATGAACTGAAAGAAACTCAGGATGACGAGTAA
- a CDS encoding tetratricopeptide repeat protein, whose translation MIKLYTRLIQLAFYLFVLISGTGVQAQSNKTDRFQQLQSLSQQHPDSVLIILKKLHADAVQDNDNLTAGLSLQQMGQICFNQGHYAQALDFYLHADKVFGQIGNKDLLAENWGKMGILYYYNRQSDKSFQLYNKALNLYKATNNKKGQAEIFGAIGHLYEKHHKYDSSFYYQRLALNSYQRIGDDYGQAKIYENLGSIHEDLANYDSSYSCFKKSLEIYNKYNNEVASIEVINNIGDILRKTDKYEEGIIQSRKAYVLSLKTDNMYQLAASCRDLGKSYQLLNRMDSAYHYLELSRKYSLDVYSRESLKQTSFLQVLYDMDKKSDEIVRLNNIRKTNQIVTIAGVTISLLLIILGFVTFSRQRLKIRDQRVLAEQNRSIFEAQRDLMELELKNKQLEEESLKQQLELKGQELSSHTLNLIKNNQLLESMRNTLQDMVKEDKRDQKRQMQQIIQQINQSFNHEQHWKEFTFAFEQVHQSFFEKLKQQSSDLTSTDLRLIALLKVNMDSKDIAGLLGISIDSLRVARYRLRKKLNIDQGENLTTFIQAL comes from the coding sequence ATGATTAAACTCTACACCAGGCTTATTCAATTAGCATTTTACCTGTTTGTATTAATATCTGGTACAGGGGTACAGGCACAATCAAACAAAACCGACCGGTTTCAACAGCTTCAATCGCTCTCACAGCAACATCCCGATTCGGTGCTTATCATTCTGAAAAAACTCCACGCCGATGCTGTTCAGGATAATGATAATCTTACCGCCGGCTTGAGTCTGCAGCAGATGGGACAGATCTGTTTTAACCAGGGGCATTATGCTCAAGCCCTTGATTTTTATTTGCATGCTGATAAGGTATTTGGGCAGATAGGCAATAAGGATTTATTGGCCGAAAATTGGGGCAAAATGGGGATTCTGTATTATTACAACAGGCAGTCTGATAAGTCATTTCAGTTGTACAACAAGGCACTGAATCTTTATAAAGCAACCAATAACAAAAAGGGGCAGGCCGAAATATTTGGAGCGATAGGCCATCTTTACGAGAAGCATCACAAATATGACAGCTCCTTTTACTACCAGCGGCTGGCCCTGAACAGTTACCAGCGGATAGGGGATGATTATGGCCAGGCAAAAATATACGAGAACCTTGGCAGTATCCATGAAGATCTGGCCAATTATGATTCATCATATTCCTGCTTTAAAAAGTCATTAGAAATCTACAATAAGTACAATAATGAAGTCGCGAGTATTGAGGTTATCAATAACATTGGCGATATTTTGCGGAAAACCGATAAGTACGAAGAAGGGATCATACAATCGCGTAAAGCTTATGTATTGTCATTGAAAACAGATAACATGTACCAACTGGCTGCCTCTTGCCGTGACCTCGGCAAGTCGTATCAGTTGCTTAACCGGATGGATAGCGCTTATCATTACCTCGAATTGAGCCGTAAATATTCGCTTGATGTATACTCAAGGGAAAGTTTAAAGCAAACCTCATTTTTGCAGGTACTGTATGATATGGATAAAAAAAGCGATGAGATTGTTCGCCTTAACAACATCCGCAAAACTAACCAGATTGTCACCATTGCAGGTGTTACTATTTCCCTGCTGCTGATTATACTTGGCTTTGTAACCTTCAGCAGGCAACGCCTTAAAATTCGCGACCAACGTGTTCTGGCCGAGCAAAACCGATCGATTTTTGAAGCCCAGCGCGATTTGATGGAGCTGGAGCTTAAGAATAAACAACTGGAAGAAGAAAGCCTTAAGCAGCAGTTGGAACTTAAAGGGCAGGAGCTGTCATCCCATACATTAAACCTCATCAAAAACAATCAGCTATTGGAAAGTATGCGTAATACGCTGCAGGATATGGTGAAAGAAGATAAGCGTGATCAGAAAAGGCAGATGCAGCAAATTATCCAGCAAATAAACCAAAGCTTTAACCACGAGCAGCACTGGAAGGAGTTTACTTTTGCCTTTGAGCAGGTTCACCAAAGTTTTTTTGAGAAGCTGAAGCAGCAGAGCAGTGATCTTACTTCTACAGATCTGCGTTTAATAGCGCTGCTTAAGGTTAATATGGATTCGAAGGATATTGCCGGTTTGTTGGGCATCTCTATTGATAGTTTACGGGTTGCCCGTTACCGTTTACGCAAGAAACTCAACATTGACCAGGGCGAGAATCTTACGACTTTTATACAAGCCCTGTAG
- a CDS encoding thioredoxin family protein, whose amino-acid sequence MDFTAYQQLFFDILNSPNPLAPYDNPDYLNYTKLNWSRQQRWLKVGVLNPDLTNAIEKISKPQLWTVITEAWCGDASHTIPFLHRLSELNPLIKVDYQLRDSPPFLIESYLTNGTRSIPKIIIADEHNQDLGTWGPRPAECQRLYLQMVEDHIEMGEKKIALQKWYNEDKGESFQLEFLSIINATL is encoded by the coding sequence ATGGATTTCACAGCATATCAGCAGCTATTTTTCGATATTTTGAATAGCCCTAATCCCCTGGCTCCGTACGACAACCCGGATTATTTAAATTATACAAAGCTCAATTGGTCGCGCCAGCAGCGCTGGCTAAAGGTTGGCGTACTGAACCCGGATTTGACAAATGCCATCGAAAAGATCAGCAAACCACAATTATGGACTGTTATTACTGAGGCCTGGTGCGGCGATGCTTCGCATACCATACCATTCCTGCATCGCCTTTCGGAACTAAACCCGCTTATTAAAGTTGATTACCAGTTAAGGGATTCGCCGCCATTTTTGATCGAGAGTTACCTTACCAATGGCACCCGGTCAATACCGAAGATCATTATTGCAGATGAACACAATCAGGACCTCGGTACATGGGGGCCGCGGCCGGCCGAATGCCAGCGATTATACCTTCAAATGGTTGAAGACCATATTGAAATGGGCGAGAAGAAGATAGCATTGCAGAAATGGTATAACGAGGATAAAGGTGAAAGTTTTCAGCTGGAATTTTTGTCCATCATTAATGCAACATTATGA
- a CDS encoding phytase, which translates to MNKLSKLTYILFAVAIGNTACGQSQIRNSNGLTIPGSTAPEIKPVVITEPVLYDTDDPAIWINPADPAQSLIIGTDKNSEGALYVFDLQGKIIKDKVVRGLKRPNNVDLAYGLMLGGKPTDIAITTERMTHKLRIYSLPDMKPVDNGGIDAFVGETGFEYRDLMGISIYTAKDGKMYAIAGRKNGPQTGGYIWQYLLEDDGTGNVKATLVRKFGKYSGKKEIESIAVDNELGYIYYSDEQVGVRQYYADPEKGDQGLAIFGTTGFNADHEGISIYKLTDTTGYILVSDQGANRFQVFSREGTKANPFEHKLLKIANVAARQSDGSDVTATPLNGTFKHGIFVVMSTDKTFHYYRWEDIAGKELKVK; encoded by the coding sequence ATGAATAAATTAAGCAAATTAACATATATATTATTTGCTGTAGCCATAGGTAATACTGCTTGCGGCCAAAGCCAGATACGCAACAGTAATGGGCTTACCATCCCGGGCAGCACAGCACCCGAGATAAAACCGGTAGTTATCACGGAACCGGTATTGTACGATACCGATGATCCGGCTATATGGATCAATCCTGCCGATCCTGCTCAAAGCCTGATCATAGGCACGGATAAAAACAGCGAAGGCGCACTTTATGTGTTCGACCTGCAGGGTAAAATTATTAAGGATAAGGTTGTTCGTGGCTTAAAGCGGCCAAACAACGTTGACCTGGCCTATGGGTTGATGCTTGGCGGTAAACCCACCGATATTGCTATTACCACCGAGCGCATGACCCACAAACTGCGGATCTATTCATTGCCTGATATGAAACCCGTAGACAATGGCGGTATTGACGCCTTTGTTGGCGAAACCGGCTTTGAATACCGGGATTTGATGGGCATCTCTATCTATACTGCAAAAGATGGAAAAATGTATGCCATCGCAGGCCGCAAAAATGGTCCGCAAACAGGCGGATATATCTGGCAATATTTGCTTGAAGATGATGGTACCGGCAATGTTAAAGCTACATTGGTACGTAAGTTTGGTAAATACAGTGGCAAAAAAGAAATTGAATCAATAGCTGTTGATAATGAGCTGGGGTACATCTACTACTCAGACGAACAGGTAGGGGTACGCCAGTATTATGCCGACCCTGAAAAAGGCGACCAGGGCCTGGCTATATTCGGCACCACGGGCTTTAATGCCGATCATGAAGGAATCTCGATTTATAAGCTGACAGATACAACCGGATATATCCTTGTATCTGACCAGGGGGCCAACCGTTTCCAGGTTTTCAGTAGGGAAGGTACCAAAGCAAACCCTTTTGAACACAAACTTTTGAAGATAGCTAATGTAGCAGCAAGACAAAGTGACGGCAGTGATGTAACTGCTACTCCTTTAAATGGTACCTTTAAACATGGCATTTTTGTGGTAATGAGTACCGATAAAACTTTTCACTATTACCGCTGGGAAGATATAGCAGGCAAAGAACTTAAGGTAAAATAG
- a CDS encoding TonB-dependent receptor has product MKKYLQTLLFMLLCVTAANATKLKGHVYDRKTGEPMVGATVSLDRTKIATTTGLDGSFELKDVLKGSYTVRVSYVLYTTATQQIEISKDDNPHLKIYLEEANKQLQEISVVSQKNGSTERTARRIEQQATQVMNVVSGRAIEVSPDLTVANVISRVSGVSVERNTNGDGQYAILRGMDKRYNYTLVNGVKIPSPDNKYRYVPLDIFPSDLLSRLEVYKTLTPNLEGDAVGGVVNMVMKDAPERFEINANLAGGYSQLLIDRKFMSYDYSGINHKSPYEVNGKAYQATQADFGKGTLDYSLKHPAPNVVGSLSLGQRFFNNKLGVLVAGSYQNTYRGSNSVFYSTKVVPTAEYAAVTSRADREYSEQQKRYGLFSKVDYVIDNRNKLSLFNTYVNLTNIQVRDEKSTNFSTDYDPDKGNAQLGYSTRSRFTEQQIYSGTLRGDHKLFNDKLKVQWSAVYSSAENEVPNNTTISLNGVRENFVDRRTYLTNGTSLTHRWERNTDEDKAGYLDLTYTAPIGGVHVDFSAGGLYRDKERSSFYNNYNLTATNPGALYGTDFTNYTQLNFNVTNPGGAVNNSLTNDASEKIGAGYGMFKFTTKTIQVVGGARVEHTDQGYRMLFPQGESRPTGNQKYTDVLPSLTLKYFLTDKQQFHASYFKSVNRPGFYELIPGGRIGDEYNERGNPDLKHAVADNYDLRYELFPDASMQLLAGAFYKRITNPIEYSFQADATRGQDTYYVPGNFGTAKNYGLELDFIKFFSKFGVKANYTYTHSRITTPKDAYMTDANGDTRKVSVNQTRPLYGQSEHIANLSLLYKDTKKGWDAQIAGAYTGPRINTVSQFVNNDLWQRGFIQMDVSAEKHFKNNLSVFIKAGNLLNTPAKLFLKGTNPENSTLKDDNIVSNGQTLIRSDYYKQTYLIGVRYKL; this is encoded by the coding sequence ATGAAAAAATACTTACAAACATTATTGTTCATGCTTTTGTGCGTTACCGCCGCTAACGCAACCAAGCTAAAAGGTCATGTTTATGACCGCAAAACCGGCGAACCTATGGTAGGGGCTACCGTGAGCCTCGACCGAACGAAGATCGCCACAACCACCGGTCTGGATGGTTCGTTTGAATTAAAGGATGTTCTCAAGGGTTCTTATACTGTTAGGGTATCTTATGTTTTATACACAACCGCAACCCAACAGATTGAAATATCCAAAGATGACAACCCACATCTGAAGATATATCTCGAAGAGGCAAACAAGCAGTTGCAGGAAATCAGCGTGGTGTCACAAAAAAATGGCTCGACTGAAAGAACGGCCCGTCGCATTGAGCAGCAGGCCACACAGGTAATGAACGTCGTATCGGGCAGGGCTATCGAAGTATCTCCCGATTTAACAGTGGCCAATGTGATCTCCCGCGTATCTGGTGTATCGGTTGAGCGTAATACTAACGGCGATGGTCAATATGCTATTTTACGCGGTATGGATAAGCGCTATAACTATACGCTGGTAAACGGGGTTAAAATACCAAGCCCTGATAACAAATACCGTTATGTACCGCTTGATATTTTCCCTTCAGACCTGCTATCGCGACTGGAAGTTTATAAAACCCTTACTCCAAACCTGGAAGGCGATGCTGTTGGCGGCGTTGTTAACATGGTAATGAAAGATGCCCCGGAGCGATTTGAGATAAACGCTAATTTGGCGGGTGGTTACAGCCAGTTACTGATTGATCGTAAATTTATGAGCTACGATTATTCAGGTATTAACCACAAGTCGCCTTATGAAGTAAATGGGAAGGCATATCAGGCAACTCAGGCTGATTTTGGCAAGGGAACATTAGATTATTCGCTTAAGCACCCTGCGCCAAATGTTGTTGGTAGCCTGTCGTTAGGCCAGCGCTTTTTTAATAATAAGCTGGGCGTATTAGTAGCCGGAAGTTACCAGAACACCTATCGTGGCAGCAACAGCGTGTTTTATAGCACCAAGGTAGTACCAACAGCCGAGTACGCCGCAGTTACCAGCCGGGCCGACAGGGAATACTCTGAACAGCAAAAACGTTACGGTTTATTTTCAAAAGTTGATTATGTGATAGACAACCGCAATAAACTGAGCTTGTTTAACACCTATGTTAACTTAACCAACATCCAGGTCCGTGACGAAAAATCTACCAATTTTTCAACTGATTACGACCCGGATAAAGGAAATGCCCAGTTAGGTTATTCAACCCGCAGCCGCTTTACCGAGCAACAAATTTACAGCGGAACGCTACGTGGTGATCATAAGTTATTTAATGATAAACTTAAAGTACAGTGGTCGGCAGTTTATTCTTCGGCCGAAAACGAAGTGCCCAATAATACCACCATCAGCTTAAACGGCGTGCGCGAAAACTTTGTCGACAGGCGCACTTATCTCACTAACGGTACTTCGCTTACCCACCGCTGGGAGCGTAATACTGATGAAGATAAAGCCGGTTACCTTGATCTTACTTATACTGCGCCAATTGGAGGTGTTCATGTTGATTTCTCTGCCGGTGGTTTATACCGCGATAAAGAACGCAGCAGCTTCTATAACAATTACAATCTTACTGCAACCAATCCGGGTGCCTTATATGGTACCGATTTCACGAATTATACCCAGCTGAACTTTAACGTAACCAACCCGGGTGGTGCTGTAAATAACTCCTTAACCAATGACGCATCTGAAAAGATAGGCGCAGGATATGGTATGTTTAAGTTTACTACAAAAACCATCCAGGTAGTTGGTGGTGCACGTGTAGAACACACTGATCAGGGGTACAGGATGCTTTTCCCACAGGGCGAGTCAAGGCCAACCGGAAATCAGAAATATACCGATGTATTGCCAAGCTTAACACTGAAATATTTTTTAACAGATAAACAACAGTTTCATGCTTCCTACTTCAAATCAGTTAACCGTCCGGGCTTTTATGAGCTTATCCCAGGCGGACGAATTGGTGACGAATATAACGAGCGTGGTAACCCCGACCTTAAACATGCTGTTGCCGATAACTATGATTTAAGGTATGAGCTGTTCCCTGACGCAAGTATGCAATTGTTAGCGGGCGCGTTTTACAAAAGGATCACAAACCCGATAGAATATAGCTTCCAGGCTGATGCCACACGGGGGCAGGATACTTATTACGTGCCGGGTAACTTTGGTACAGCTAAAAACTATGGACTTGAGCTTGATTTCATTAAATTCTTCAGCAAGTTTGGTGTGAAAGCAAATTATACTTATACGCACTCGCGCATCACTACGCCTAAAGACGCTTATATGACTGATGCTAATGGCGATACCCGCAAAGTTTCAGTAAATCAAACCAGGCCTTTATATGGTCAGTCAGAGCATATCGCTAACCTATCATTATTGTATAAAGACACTAAGAAGGGCTGGGATGCACAAATTGCCGGAGCTTATACCGGTCCGCGTATCAACACTGTATCGCAGTTTGTGAATAACGACCTTTGGCAGCGAGGCTTTATCCAGATGGATGTATCGGCTGAAAAACATTTCAAAAACAACCTGAGCGTATTTATCAAAGCGGGCAACCTGCTTAATACTCCGGCTAAATTGTTCCTGAAAGGTACAAACCCTGAAAATTCAACACTTAAGGATGATAATATTGTATCAAACGGGCAAACCTTAATCCGTAGTGACTACTATAAGCAAACTTACCTGATAGGTGTTCGATACAAACTTTAA
- a CDS encoding right-handed parallel beta-helix repeat-containing protein, whose protein sequence is MKLKQIFAAVLLSAIAFSSCRKANLDVDASSGDGSASGEVSGVWAKGSTQIIKGDIIIPEGKSLTIEEGVTVLMDTIAKPEFIVKGNLYSLGTAENPVRITVNAAYRTDAKKFGKMWGGILAAKTCAELVLDHTILEYGGNTTSDASTSVKQGLYKAVAGENVPALWFSNVNGKLIVVNSTVRNFQEDCTYIEGGKIIFANNTFYTTGVTGGEAMNFKSGCLADVGFNLVYSANTNALKLSNSGDRTPQAYIICYNNTMVNTGWRRPSAKGGSIWLENNVHADIYNNLFANTRFGIKRDTKSTEDKRTVISNNFYYGYDQTTVNQFQPSKDIIGGVNEIRGTQAGDNDPKFVNYPESTPVLNAVYDINWDFHLQSGSPALNKGITNFTRHHAAGITVSGINYVSPDPANYIGAFGTK, encoded by the coding sequence ATGAAACTAAAACAAATATTCGCGGCAGTGCTGCTATCGGCCATAGCCTTTAGCAGTTGCAGGAAAGCTAACCTTGATGTTGATGCAAGCTCGGGCGACGGATCGGCAAGCGGCGAGGTATCAGGCGTTTGGGCAAAAGGAAGCACACAGATCATTAAAGGTGATATTATTATTCCCGAAGGTAAATCACTTACTATTGAAGAGGGGGTAACCGTATTGATGGATACCATTGCCAAGCCGGAATTTATAGTAAAAGGTAACCTGTATTCATTAGGTACCGCCGAAAACCCGGTAAGGATAACAGTAAACGCTGCGTATCGTACCGATGCCAAAAAGTTTGGGAAAATGTGGGGCGGGATTCTTGCCGCTAAAACCTGCGCCGAGCTGGTACTTGACCATACCATTTTAGAGTATGGCGGTAATACTACTTCTGATGCTTCAACTTCGGTAAAACAAGGCCTTTACAAAGCTGTAGCCGGCGAAAATGTACCCGCATTGTGGTTTTCAAATGTGAATGGTAAACTGATTGTAGTAAACTCAACTGTGCGTAATTTCCAAGAAGATTGTACTTATATTGAGGGGGGCAAGATCATTTTTGCCAACAATACTTTTTATACCACAGGGGTAACAGGCGGTGAGGCCATGAACTTTAAATCGGGCTGTTTGGCAGACGTTGGCTTTAACCTGGTTTACAGCGCCAACACCAATGCACTGAAGTTATCGAACTCGGGCGACCGTACGCCGCAGGCTTACATCATCTGTTATAATAACACCATGGTAAATACCGGCTGGCGCAGGCCATCGGCAAAGGGCGGTTCTATCTGGCTGGAAAACAACGTTCATGCGGATATTTACAACAACCTGTTTGCAAACACACGTTTTGGTATCAAACGCGACACCAAATCAACCGAAGATAAACGTACCGTGATCAGCAATAATTTTTACTACGGCTACGATCAAACTACGGTAAATCAGTTTCAGCCATCAAAAGATATTATTGGCGGAGTTAATGAAATCAGAGGTACTCAGGCAGGTGATAACGATCCTAAATTTGTGAACTACCCTGAATCAACCCCGGTATTGAACGCTGTTTACGATATCAACTGGGATTTTCATTTACAAAGCGGTTCACCGGCTTTAAATAAGGGCATAACCAACTTTACCCGTCATCATGCTGCGGGTATTACTGTAAGCGGGATAAATTATGTATCTCCTGACCCGGCTAATTACATCGGCGCTTTCGGAACAAAATAA